Genomic window (Marasmius oreades isolate 03SP1 chromosome 3, whole genome shotgun sequence):
GTCATGACGCCAGGAAGCGGCGTTTGTGGGCGTTGATCAGGAGCATACTTGGCCTATAGAGATAGGGTAAGCATGATGGTTATCCGATAAAAGTAACCTGTCACCGTACCATCTCGTTCTCCTTCTTGATAAAGCCACATTTCTCGTAAAAGGCTAGGAGTATCGCAAAGGGATTCGTTAACGAAGCGAAAAACAGTAAGCGAAggtgaacatacgaatattGGCATCGCTGCAGTTCAGGATGGTCTTGTAGCAGCCAGCCTGCTCACTGATATGAGTGAGCACTTGGATTATCCTGAGACCAAGTTTCTTTCCTTGTTGGCCCTTATCAACCGCGATGTCTTCGATGTGACCGACAATACCAAGTCCTCGCAAAAACTTGCGCTCCATGAAAACACAGCCGACTCCAACGACCTTATCCGAAGCTTTGTCTACAATGACGATGGGGTAGTATGTTCCAGATGTAGCACGCATAGTCCTGAACTGCTCCACCCATGCGTCTTCTCCCGGATCTGTAACGACGGTCAAAACTGAGAGCACTGCAAGATGACCGCGATGGTAGTCTGAAGATGCTAGCGGTCGTATCTATTGAACATAGGTGAGAAGGACGACCAACTGCTTCAGGATCTAAAGCCGTACGTGAAGGTCGCCTGGAAGTTGCTTTTTCACCTGATCCGGAATGAGTTCAGGCGAGAAGAAAAGGTCGAGACCGTCGTCTGGGGTAAAAGATGAGGGTCCAtagggagaaagaaaagacatCTAAGCTATAATGAAGTGGTGGGATGAAGGAATGAAATGGTTGAAGACAACGGAGGCTCGAACCTGTAGGTATAAATATTATGCTCGCTTACTTACTCGCGTAACGGGGTACGGTGACATCAACATAGCCTGCGGCAACAACTTATTCTCGACCGAAGCGACCGCCTCTGGCATCAAGAAAAGGGAAAATAAATAAACCAAACACTTACAACCCTTGCTCGCTCGCGACCACCTAAAATGACCTAGAATACGAATGGAGGAAGGCCTCCCTCAAGCTCTGCGAATTGCAAGCCACGACCTCAGATAATGCGGCTGTGGGCTTAGCTCTGTTATTATTGGATTCTGGCATTCGGGGTGCGCAAACTCTTGCGTCCAAAATTCTGCTTAATTTTTCAACAAACGTCCTGTTCTCGTCGTTGGTTATCAACTTGGCGCTAGCGCTCAGAATTTGGCACGACCTCGCCAGAGTGAAACCACTTCAGACACGATTTGTACTCTTCCGTCTTCACCAGCCTGTGCCACCCATATTCTCAACCCTCATCTCTGAAGAAATTCTTAGCCACGACTTACAGTCCATCGATCAACCTAAGCTTCAAACTCTTGCCAGTCAATTTGAGCTACGTTGAAAGTGTACTTTGTTCTTGAGCACCTGAATCGGAACTACGCAACTCTTAAGAAATGGATACTCCTCGAGCTCGCCGCCTTGACAAGAACTGCTCGACTGCAATCCTGAACAGCCTGGCTGGGTTATCGAGTATGAGATTAACGTACGATGGACACGAATGTAAATGTTGGTAAAATGGACCGACTTAGGGACTCTTCAAACTCCGATGATTTCCCGTATGCTAACGGGCCAGTAGTAGTAGTAATCGAAACTTTCAAGTGCACCTGGAAAGAAACGAGGTGATCAGATGCGTAGCTTGAATAGAGGTATCGCATATCGATCCGTATTGGAGGATCCTTTTTTAAATCTTGTTTAATCTATCGATTGAGTACAAGATCCGGAAGATCACATAGCTTGTGGCTCGGGAGTCCCGTCCTCTTGAGATCCTATATCCGGAACTTGGGCATGTCTAGTCAGGCTCTTCACAGGAAACTGGTTCGAAAGATTGACATAATCTGTAGGCAAACCCCTTTTCATGTCCATACATCTATAATCTTTCTGAGCAGTTCTGCCAATCCTGACCATCTCCTATGGTCTTCGTGCGTATCTTTTGGAAGGTAAAAAATCGAAATGACCAAGGAAATTCCATTTGCTGTCAGAACTGTATGATAAATTGGTATTGGGGTCTGCCTCCGTGTTTGGGATCATTGAGGACTTGGTGCATGAGAACTATTTCATACCTGAATGGCCTTCATCCTGACGAATTTCTGAACAGAAACTTTCCACCATCGTAAATGGGGTGCTTTCGACCGAACGCTATTCGACAGCTAACGCTGCATTTTATTGTGTGTTTGATACCAGGTCTGGACTCATTGCTGTCAACTCAAATTTCCCAGATGGATACATTGTCGCTGTGCTTCCCATAGCGGTGTTATTGCAACAATGGCCGCTGATCAAAACACTCTCTGCCATGATCTGTATTTGGGGCGTCGTTTGTATCTTGACAGTGGTAGTCACCTCATATCGCGGCTTGGTGGTCCAGAGGGTTTTCCTCGGTATCGTAGAAGTGGGTCTCCCTTCTTCATGATAATTTTGCAAGAAATCATACTCATTGATAACCAGTCCTCCGTATCTCCAGGATTCGTTCTGATAACCTCATTATGGTACACAAAAGAAGAGCGTGAGCGCCTCATTGTCCAACTGTTCAGAAGTGAAATCGATAACAATGATGGACCTTTTAGAGACCACACGACTTGGGATATGGTATTCGTCGACAGGCATCTTCAGCATGTTTTCTGGAATAGTCAATTATGGCATCGGACACGCTGGGGGGAAATTGGCCGCCTGGAAATACATGTATTTTCCGAGTCCTCTTGATGATTGCGGCACTAATCAGATTCATAACAAGGTATATCTTCACAGGAGCCTGGACTATTATTTGGGGTTTTGTAGTGTTTTGTGCCATTCCAGAATCACCCAACAGCCCTGGACGACGTTTTTccgaggaagaaaagataCTATTGAAAAAACGTTTGGTATTAAACAT
Coding sequences:
- a CDS encoding uncharacterized protein (antiSMASH:Cluster_3.6), with protein sequence MSFLSPYGPSSFTPDDGLDLFFSPELIPDQVKKQLPGDLHIRPLASSDYHRGHLAVLSVLTVVTDPGEDAWVEQFRTMRATSGTYYPIVIVDKASDKVVGVGCVFMERKFLRGLGIVGHIEDIAVDKGQQGKKLGLRIIQVLTHISEQAGCYKTILNCSDANIPFYEKCGFIKKENEMAKYAPDQRPQTPLPGVMTLTPLPSRASSPARL